The sequence GAGTCTCAACACCCACGCCGGTGCCTGGGCCAAGTCGACAGCCAGCAGCCAGGTGGAGCAGCTGTTGTTGGGGAGCGGAAACGTTGGCGGCGGGTGGGAGCAGcgagagggagaagaaagggCTGTCAACCATCTCACCGACGTGCGGACCCTACATGTTGTTTCCACAGGTCGGCACAGTCACGTCCAGCTTGGTATTGATGGAGATTTAGCAATAGAATATGTTTAGCTTCAAGAACTTTTGCTATTTGATAACCTTCCTTTCATTAAAGGACGAATTGCGGGTATGCGGTAGACATAGTCTATATCATAGCAAACTTTGTAATAATTATCAGTTGCATATATTTACGGAGGTAGAGACTATGATATCATGTTGAATATTATTAACCGCCTATTTTTTACTTATTTTTCAAGCGAGGTTGTGAGCCGTTGGAGGTCTTACAGTCATCTTCAACCTCAGTTCGCCTCCCATCCTCGCCTCCATTCTCACTCCTCTGTCACCCGCCCTCTTTCACCCGTGTCTAATGGTGTTTCTACTGCTTTTTGACGTTGTATTAACCTAGTGTCCTTGTATCTCCCACCCTAACACTGGTCCACCGACTATCCTCTATCACCTTATCATCGCGCTTGCCTCCTCTATCGAGTCGGTCTGTTTTCCTAAGCATCTCTCTGAACCCGAAAAGTACACCGATGAATCTAAAAATCTTCCACCCAAATCCTAAACCTCGCCGGCCATAGGTTCGCCTGACTGTAGCTTCTAATTTTTAGGCACTGAAATTTGAAAGGGTGTAAAAAAATAATACAGCAACTTGCCGGCGCTCTGTTTATTCCCTCTGGCCTCTGGCGTTTTGGGTCGGATTGTCTCCACTACTGGGCCGAGCCCAAGTGATAGCCAGCCCAATTTGGGACGCGCCACTGTCTTCGGTTTCGTTTCCCTTCCTTCGCCGCTCCCGCCCGCCCCAAATGCTATGCGACTTCCCGCCATCCTCGCCGAcccgcgccgcctccgccgcgtccTCTCCTCCCCCGGCGCCACGCTCGCGACGCTCACCCGACTCCACGCCCTCCTCGTCGTCTCCGCTTCCCACCACGATCTCCTCCccaccctcgccgccgcctacGCCCGCGCCGGCGCGCTCGCCGCCGCGGAGTGGACCCTCGCCACCTCCcccgcctccccctcctccaTCGCCGCCTGGAACGCGCTACTCGCCGCGCACTCCCGCTGCGGGTCCCCCACCGCGGCGCTCCGCGTCTTCCGCGCGCTCCCGCCCGCCGCGCGGCCCGACAGCACCACCTTCACGCTCGCGCTCTCCGCGTGCGCGCGCCTTGGGGACCTTGACGCCGCGGAGGCTGTCAGGAGCCGCGCGTTCGCGGCTGGGTACGGGAGCGACATCTTCGTCTGCTCGGCGCTGCTGCATCTCTACGCGAGATGCGGCGCCATGGGCGACGCCGTCAGGGTATTCGACGGAATGCCGAGGAGGGACCGCGTCACCTGGAGCACTATGGTGGCTGGGTTCGTGAGTGCGGGGAAGCCGGTGGAGGCACTTGGGATGTACAGGAGGATGAGTCAGCATGGCGTGGAGGGGGATGAAGTGGTCATGGTTGGGGTTGTGCAAGCGTGCGCGGCAACCGGGGACGTCCGGATGGGGGCCTCAGCTCATGGGTATCTCTTGCGTCATGGAATGGGGATGGGCGTTATTACAATGACAAGCCTTGTGGACATGTACTCGAAGAATGGACGGTTTGATGTGGCACGTCGGGCATTTGGGTCGATGGTGCATAGGAATGCTGTTTCATGGAGCGTGCTGATCTCAGGGTTTGTGCAGAATGGGTGTGCAGATGAGGCACTTGGCATGTTCAGAGAGATGCAGGTTTCTGGGATTCAATCTGATTCGGGAGCTCTTGTTAGTGCGCTGCTAGCTTGCGCTGATATGGGACTCCTGAAACTAGGGAAGTCGATACATGGTTTCATCCTAAGGAGGCTTGACGTTGACTGTATTTTGGGCACATCAGTTATTAACATGTACTCAAAATGTGGCTCCCTGGCAAGTGCCCAAAGGCTTTTCAATAGGGTTGGCTCGAGAGACTTGGTTTTGTGGAATGCGATGATTGCATGCTGTGGCGCTCATGGACGAGGTCATGATGCCCTGTCTTTGTTCCAAGCATTGATTGAAACCGGAACAAGACCTGATCATGCCACATTTGCTTCTCTTTTGTCGGCTCTAAGCCACTCTGGTCTCGTGGCGGAAGGGGAATTCTGGTTCGATCACATGATTAACGAGTTCAGCATTGAACCTTCGGAGAAACACTATGTCTGCATAGTTGATCTTTTAGCACGTTCTGGTCTTGTGGAAAAAGCCAATGACCTGCTCACATCGATGCCAACTGAACCAACAATTGCAATTTGGGTCGCTCTACTCTCAGGTTGCTTGAATAACAAGAAGCTAGAACTTGGAGAAAGTATAGCTGAAAAGATCCTTGAGCTGCAACCTGACGATGTGGGTGTCCTTGCATTGGTCTCAAATCTTTATGCCGCTGCAAAGAAGTGGGACAAGGTCAGGGAAGTTAGAAAACTAATGAAGGATAGCGGCAGCAAGAAAGTGCCTGGCTATAGCTCGATAGAGGTGCATGGAACGCGTCACACGTTCGTGATGGAAGACCAAAGCCATCCTCAGCATCAAGAGATCCTAAAAATGGTCGCCAAGCTTGATTCCGAGATGAGGAAGATGGGCTATGTTCCAAGAACAGAATTCGTGTACCATGACCTTGATGAAGACGTGAAGGAGCAGCTTCTCAGCTACCACAGCGAGAGGCTGGCCATCGCCTTTGGTCTGCTAAACACCAGCCCGGGGACAAGACTTGTGATCATAAAGAACCTGAGGGTCTGCGGTGACTGCCATGATGCCATCAAGTATATTTCGAAGATCGTGGACCGAGAGATTGTTGTTCGAGATGCAAAGCGATTCCACCATTTCAAGGATGGAGCCTGCTCCTGTGGTGATTACTGGTGATTGTGTCAGACTGTCGAGGCCACCTGTCTGCTTTGTAGCAGGAAAGGTTCGCTGCACCTAGTGCTGATTTTGGTTTAGATAACTGCAGAGGACCATCATAGAAGAATGTCAGTTGTCATGTACAAGTAAATCTGACCTCAAGCAATCCTTTGATTCACTAGCACAAACGGGACAAACAGACAAAttgatgaaattttgaaaggAGTGTTATCAGAAATGTGAACGCGTGCTTGGTCATGTCTGCCTCGTTCTCTCTTCCAGCTTTCCCTTATCTAATCCGTGGAATCAAGTAGTTTTAGCCAGGGAGAATCACCGGGACCACGAATTTTGTCCTTTCCTGTAAAGTAAAATAAAAGATCCATCTTGGAACAAATGAGAAATCAAAGAAACTGTCGAGATGCACGCGGTTCTACTTTTCCTACGTTCAACTTCCGGGAAAGCGTGTGGGAAGACAACGCACAACACTCCGCTTCTTCTCCACATCTTTACAATCCATTCAGTAGTGCATTGTCTGAATTTTCTTGGAACATTCTACTCTGCTCTCTGGTCTGTGAAGGAAAAGGATACCTGCCAAGTTCGTTAGTCAAAGGAAGATTGCAGGAGTTTTCTCGTCCTGCCTCCATCTTATAGGCTAGCGTTTCCACAAGAAGAAAACACGGCTCCATCGTTCCACAATCCATTACTATCTCATCACAGCGTCCGCAGCTCCCGGGCAATGTGTCTACCTCGGCATCGGGATCGGGAGGAGAATGACGACGGTGGCGAAGGATCCCGCCGATCACCACCGGCGAAGCGGCCCCGGTGCTCCTGCAGCTTCGAGTGAGCTAATTGCTACAATTTTCTTCCCCATATCATTAGGCTttgcgatttttttttatctgaacAAGCAAGAATTGGTTTATCCTCCTAATCCAAATATGCTTGCTTGTTATCAGTACTTCGTTATGTACAGGCAGTTTAGTTGTTCATGCTGTCATTGCATAATAGCCCCTTTTTTTTTAAGCAAGGCGGCAGGTGCTCTGTTATTTCATTTAAGTAAGGATCGAGTTCAGAAACAGAGTAAAAGAAGTTCGATGTGGCAGCTCGAAGCTGCCTACATGCAGATATTACGTAATAGCCCATTTTTATTTTCGTTATTCTTTTTTGCGTGCA is a genomic window of Phragmites australis chromosome 24, lpPhrAust1.1, whole genome shotgun sequence containing:
- the LOC133907451 gene encoding putative pentatricopeptide repeat-containing protein At3g25060, mitochondrial, with translation MRLPAILADPRRLRRVLSSPGATLATLTRLHALLVVSASHHDLLPTLAAAYARAGALAAAEWTLATSPASPSSIAAWNALLAAHSRCGSPTAALRVFRALPPAARPDSTTFTLALSACARLGDLDAAEAVRSRAFAAGYGSDIFVCSALLHLYARCGAMGDAVRVFDGMPRRDRVTWSTMVAGFVSAGKPVEALGMYRRMSQHGVEGDEVVMVGVVQACAATGDVRMGASAHGYLLRHGMGMGVITMTSLVDMYSKNGRFDVARRAFGSMVHRNAVSWSVLISGFVQNGCADEALGMFREMQVSGIQSDSGALVSALLACADMGLLKLGKSIHGFILRRLDVDCILGTSVINMYSKCGSLASAQRLFNRVGSRDLVLWNAMIACCGAHGRGHDALSLFQALIETGTRPDHATFASLLSALSHSGLVAEGEFWFDHMINEFSIEPSEKHYVCIVDLLARSGLVEKANDLLTSMPTEPTIAIWVALLSGCLNNKKLELGESIAEKILELQPDDVGVLALVSNLYAAAKKWDKVREVRKLMKDSGSKKVPGYSSIEVHGTRHTFVMEDQSHPQHQEILKMVAKLDSEMRKMGYVPRTEFVYHDLDEDVKEQLLSYHSERLAIAFGLLNTSPGTRLVIIKNLRVCGDCHDAIKYISKIVDREIVVRDAKRFHHFKDGACSCGDYW